One region of Actinopolymorpha sp. NPDC004070 genomic DNA includes:
- a CDS encoding LacI family DNA-binding transcriptional regulator — translation MAELAGVSVGTVSNVLNKPALVADETRRRVEEAIATLGFVRNGSARQLRAGTSRAVGAIVLDIANPFFTDVARGIEDRLAEDDHILILASSDESNERELRYLRLLEEQGVQGVLVSPAEEDLTWLDQARARGTAVVLLDRSDDGTMCSVGVDDVRGGELAAAHLVSLGHRRIAFVNGPTKIRQCADRRKGVRKALKSAGLTLSDSLVEVTVSALNADGGEQALTQVLDHADGVTAIVCVNDLTALGVLRGLRARGLSVPDDVAVVGYDDVEFAAVLTTPLTSIRQPRYQIGRAAADLLLAEAGTRSQHEHEHEQVLFQPELVVRESSGPHQPR, via the coding sequence GTGGCCGAACTCGCCGGCGTGTCCGTCGGGACCGTTTCGAACGTGCTGAACAAACCCGCACTGGTGGCCGACGAAACCCGCCGCCGGGTGGAGGAGGCCATCGCGACACTCGGCTTCGTCCGCAACGGTTCGGCCCGCCAGCTTCGTGCCGGCACCAGTCGTGCGGTCGGAGCGATCGTCCTCGACATCGCCAACCCGTTCTTCACCGACGTCGCCCGCGGCATCGAGGACCGCCTCGCCGAGGACGACCACATCCTCATCCTGGCCAGCTCCGACGAGAGCAACGAACGCGAGCTCCGCTACCTCCGGCTGCTGGAAGAGCAGGGCGTGCAGGGCGTCCTGGTCAGCCCGGCCGAGGAGGACCTCACCTGGCTGGATCAGGCGCGCGCCCGCGGCACCGCCGTCGTACTCCTCGACCGCAGCGACGACGGCACGATGTGCTCGGTCGGGGTGGACGACGTACGCGGCGGCGAGCTCGCGGCCGCTCATCTGGTCTCGCTGGGCCACCGGAGGATCGCGTTCGTCAACGGGCCCACGAAGATCCGGCAGTGCGCGGACCGGCGCAAGGGTGTTCGCAAGGCACTGAAGTCCGCCGGTCTCACCCTGTCCGATTCGCTGGTCGAGGTGACCGTCAGCGCGCTCAACGCCGACGGCGGTGAGCAGGCTCTCACCCAGGTGCTCGACCATGCCGACGGCGTGACCGCGATCGTGTGCGTCAACGACCTGACCGCGCTCGGCGTGCTGCGGGGGTTGCGCGCACGAGGGCTCAGCGTGCCCGACGACGTCGCCGTGGTGGGGTACGACGACGTCGAGTTCGCGGCCGTGCTCACCACGCCACTGACCTCCATCCGCCAGCCGCGCTACCAGATCGGCCGGGCCGCCGCCGACCTCCTCCTCGCCGAGGCCGGGACTCGCAGCCAGCACGAACACGAGCACGAACAGGTGTTGTTCCAACCGGAGCTGGTCGTCCGGGAGTCCAGCGGCCCGCACCAACCGCGCTGA
- a CDS encoding class I SAM-dependent methyltransferase, protein MTSDWLGYLDDFHVRHAGVTEELLRRCHAGDLTPYGWVLRPVAGRGRRVLDVACGSGAVAGDLHLEQFHREGIEDPLVVGIDRSRRELETARERHHAQVLCADATRLPFTEGGFDAVVCSMGLMVVQPVAEALAEIARVLRPGGMLSATVPAAVPLRPSDLLVLGPLTARLRMPPRFPGWAELGDLGDRLEEAGLHVVEDARERFVFSVRDAADAELLITALYLPELSEDRRAAAIGWLTERAQGRPDGVDIAIPIRRVLAMRR, encoded by the coding sequence GTGACGTCTGACTGGCTGGGCTATCTCGACGACTTCCACGTCCGGCACGCCGGCGTCACCGAGGAGCTGTTGCGCCGTTGTCACGCCGGCGACCTCACGCCGTACGGCTGGGTGTTACGGCCGGTGGCCGGCAGGGGACGTCGCGTGCTGGATGTCGCGTGCGGCAGCGGCGCGGTGGCCGGTGACCTGCATCTGGAGCAGTTCCACCGCGAGGGCATCGAGGATCCCCTGGTCGTAGGCATCGACCGGTCGCGGCGGGAGCTGGAGACGGCCCGGGAGCGCCACCACGCCCAGGTGCTGTGTGCCGACGCCACCAGGCTGCCGTTCACCGAGGGCGGGTTCGACGCGGTGGTGTGCTCGATGGGCCTGATGGTGGTCCAGCCGGTGGCGGAGGCGCTGGCGGAGATCGCGCGGGTGCTGCGTCCGGGCGGGATGCTGTCCGCGACCGTGCCGGCCGCGGTGCCGTTGCGGCCGAGCGACCTGCTCGTCCTCGGCCCTCTCACGGCCAGGCTTCGCATGCCACCGCGGTTCCCCGGCTGGGCCGAGCTCGGCGACCTGGGCGACCGGCTGGAAGAGGCCGGCCTGCACGTGGTGGAGGACGCCCGCGAGCGCTTCGTGTTCTCCGTACGAGACGCGGCCGACGCCGAACTTCTGATCACCGCGCTGTATCTGCCGGAGCTTTCAGAAGACAGGCGGGCGGCGGCGATCGGCTGGCTCACCGAACGCGCGCAGGGTCGTCCGGACGGAGTGGACATCGCCATCCCGATCCGCCGCGTGCTGGCGATGCGCCGCTGA
- a CDS encoding metal-dependent transcriptional regulator: protein MSHSDLIDTTEMYLRTVYELEEEGIVPLRARIAERLHQSGPTVSQTVARMERDGLLTVQGDRHLELSPKGRALATRVMRKHRLAERLLVDVIGLDWELVHVEACRWEHVISDDVERRLVTILGEPTVSPYGNPIPGLSELGYTGAVEDFLTEVESLEQVVDRAGPGEETKVVVRRISEPLQTTPELMEVLRRAGALPGQTVTVTAGPDSVLVRGGDGGEVGGDGSARIAGATAEIAHQHAGHIFVRRL, encoded by the coding sequence GTGAGCCACAGCGATCTGATCGACACCACGGAGATGTATCTCCGCACCGTGTACGAGCTGGAGGAGGAGGGCATCGTCCCCCTCCGTGCCCGGATCGCCGAACGCCTGCACCAGTCCGGTCCCACGGTCAGCCAGACGGTGGCCCGGATGGAACGCGACGGGCTGCTCACCGTCCAGGGCGACCGGCACCTCGAGCTCTCGCCGAAGGGCCGGGCACTGGCCACCCGGGTGATGCGCAAGCACCGGCTCGCCGAGCGGCTGCTGGTCGACGTGATCGGGCTGGACTGGGAGCTCGTACACGTCGAGGCGTGCCGGTGGGAGCACGTGATCTCCGACGACGTCGAACGCCGGCTGGTGACGATCCTCGGCGAGCCGACCGTGTCCCCGTACGGCAATCCCATCCCCGGTCTTTCCGAGCTCGGCTACACCGGTGCGGTGGAGGACTTCCTGACCGAGGTGGAGTCGCTGGAGCAGGTGGTCGACCGGGCCGGGCCCGGCGAGGAGACAAAGGTGGTCGTACGCCGGATCAGCGAGCCGCTGCAGACCACGCCGGAGCTGATGGAGGTGCTGCGCCGGGCGGGTGCGCTCCCGGGGCAGACCGTGACCGTGACGGCCGGGCCGGACAGCGTCCTGGTCCGGGGCGGCGACGGTGGCGAGGTGGGCGGCGACGGGTCGGCCCGGATCGCCGGCGCGACCGCCGAGATCGCCCACCAGCACGCCGGCCACATCTTCGTCCGGCGCCTGTAG
- a CDS encoding hydroxyacid dehydrogenase, whose protein sequence is MAPAQRPAVVLAMSPANLPRLLDDHQRQRLAALADVDLDLVLDEYHSARARSVLGRAQVLLTCWGAPPVDAGAVAAAPGLAAIVHGAGSVKSLVTQAAWDHGVRVSSAVAANAVPVAEYTVAMVVLAGKRAFPIQAAYRADGRRQDWAARFPGLGNYRTTVGIVGASHVGRRVLNLLAAYDMDPLLADPTLTAAQASDLGARLVDLDELAAGSDVVSIHAPDIPATYHMFDARRLALMPDGATLVNTARGRLVDTAALTAEAVSGRLSAVLDVTDPEPLPADSPLFGLPNVVLTPHIAGSLGNEVHRMGALAVDEVERFARGEDFAHPVDRARLDLLA, encoded by the coding sequence ATGGCCCCAGCGCAGCGTCCCGCCGTCGTGCTCGCGATGTCCCCGGCAAACCTGCCCCGCCTACTCGACGACCACCAACGCCAGCGCCTCGCCGCACTCGCGGACGTGGACCTCGACCTCGTCCTGGACGAGTACCACAGCGCGCGGGCCAGATCGGTCCTCGGACGCGCGCAGGTGCTGCTCACCTGCTGGGGCGCTCCGCCCGTGGACGCCGGGGCGGTCGCCGCCGCACCCGGGCTGGCCGCGATCGTGCACGGTGCCGGCTCGGTCAAGAGCCTGGTCACCCAGGCCGCCTGGGACCACGGCGTCCGGGTCTCCTCGGCGGTCGCCGCGAACGCCGTACCCGTCGCGGAGTACACCGTCGCCATGGTGGTGCTCGCCGGCAAGCGGGCGTTCCCGATCCAGGCGGCCTACCGCGCCGACGGACGGCGACAGGACTGGGCGGCACGGTTCCCCGGCCTCGGCAACTACCGCACCACGGTCGGGATTGTCGGCGCCTCCCACGTCGGGCGGCGGGTGCTGAACCTGCTCGCGGCGTACGACATGGATCCCCTGCTGGCCGACCCGACCCTGACCGCGGCGCAGGCATCGGACCTCGGCGCCCGGCTGGTCGACCTGGACGAGCTCGCCGCCGGTTCGGACGTGGTGAGCATCCACGCGCCGGACATACCCGCGACGTACCACATGTTCGACGCCCGCCGGCTGGCCCTGATGCCCGACGGCGCGACGCTCGTCAACACCGCGCGCGGCCGGCTGGTGGACACCGCCGCACTGACCGCGGAGGCGGTGAGCGGGCGGCTGTCCGCGGTGCTGGACGTCACCGACCCGGAGCCGCTGCCCGCGGACTCGCCGTTGTTCGGGCTCCCGAACGTCGTGCTCACTCCCCACATCGCCGGGTCGCTGGGCAACGAGGTCCACCGGATGGGTGCGCTCGCGGTGGACGAGGTCGAACGCTTCGCCCGGGGCGAGGACTTCGCCCACCCGGTCGACCGGGCGCGGCTGGACCTGCTGGCCTGA
- a CDS encoding LacI family DNA-binding transcriptional regulator: MSLPTVVTLGDVARRAGVSLATASRVLNGSTRRVNEDLRVVVLKAAEELGYTPNLHAQAVARGTSSTVGLVMHDIADPYFSAIASGVMRVADERGLIVTLGTTSRNPNRELQYVAMMRAQRARAVILAGTRTADKEQTERLAAEVTAFRRSGGRVACVSQHKLPADTVLPENRAGARELAVKLAELGHRRFGVLAGPRPLLTARDRLAGFKAGLAEKGVQLAPDSIVEGPFTRDGGYQAARELIARGLGVTCVFAVNDVMAVGAMAACRDEGVDIPRDLSIAGFDDIQTLRDLVPPLTTVRLPLEEMGVRAAELALELDAPEKDRLVRVRGEVVLRESTRKVRG, encoded by the coding sequence ATGAGCCTTCCCACGGTGGTCACTCTCGGCGACGTCGCCCGGCGGGCCGGGGTGTCGCTGGCGACCGCGTCGCGGGTGCTCAACGGCAGCACCCGCCGGGTCAACGAGGACCTTCGGGTGGTCGTGCTGAAGGCGGCGGAGGAGCTGGGTTACACGCCCAACCTGCACGCCCAGGCGGTGGCGCGCGGGACGAGCTCGACCGTCGGCCTGGTCATGCACGACATCGCCGACCCGTACTTCTCCGCGATCGCGTCCGGGGTGATGCGCGTCGCCGACGAGCGCGGCCTGATCGTGACGCTGGGGACCACCTCGCGCAACCCCAACCGGGAGTTGCAGTACGTCGCGATGATGCGGGCCCAGCGCGCCCGGGCAGTGATCCTCGCCGGCACCCGCACCGCCGACAAGGAGCAGACCGAGCGGCTGGCCGCGGAAGTGACCGCGTTCCGGCGCTCGGGCGGCCGGGTGGCCTGCGTGAGCCAGCACAAGCTGCCCGCCGACACGGTGCTTCCGGAGAACCGCGCGGGCGCACGGGAGCTCGCGGTGAAGCTGGCCGAGCTCGGGCACCGGCGGTTCGGCGTACTCGCCGGTCCGCGCCCGCTGCTGACCGCGCGCGACCGGCTGGCCGGGTTCAAGGCGGGTCTGGCGGAGAAGGGTGTGCAGCTCGCGCCGGACTCGATCGTCGAGGGACCCTTCACCCGCGACGGCGGTTACCAGGCCGCACGCGAGCTGATAGCCAGAGGGCTCGGTGTCACCTGCGTGTTCGCCGTCAACGACGTGATGGCGGTCGGTGCGATGGCCGCCTGCCGCGACGAGGGCGTCGACATCCCGCGTGACCTTTCCATCGCCGGTTTCGACGACATCCAGACGTTGCGCGACCTGGTCCCGCCGCTGACCACGGTTCGGCTCCCGCTGGAGGAGATGGGCGTACGTGCGGCGGAGCTCGCGCTGGAGCTCGACGCTCCGGAGAAGGACCGGCTGGTACGCGTACGCGGTGAGGTCGTGCTCCGGGAGAGCACCCGCAAGGTCCGCGGCTGA
- a CDS encoding Gfo/Idh/MocA family oxidoreductase gives MAVREVGIVMNGVTGRMGYNQHLVRSILAIRDQGGIELADGTRVVPDPLLVGRSEQKLRDIADRHGLTRWTTDLDTALSDHSTLIYFDAQTTRAREKSVLAAIAAGRHVYCEKPTSDSVAGALELVRAAREAGVKNGVVMDKVFLPGLRKLRRLVEGGFFGRILSVRGEFGYWVFEGDWQRAQRPSWNYRAEDGGGITLDMFCHWNYVLESIAGRVRAVTARSVTHIPRRWDEQGRAYDATADDAAYAIFELEDGTIAQLNSSWAVRVYRDELVEFQVDGTEGSAVAGLRNCRIQHRSTTPMPVWNPDLPATEPFRQQWQQVPDNAVYDNGFKVEWEQFLRYVLEEDAPAFPHDFLAAARGVQLAELGLQSSREGRRIEVPEVGI, from the coding sequence ATGGCCGTGCGTGAAGTCGGGATCGTCATGAACGGCGTGACCGGCCGGATGGGGTACAACCAGCACCTGGTGCGGTCGATCCTCGCCATTCGGGACCAGGGCGGCATCGAGCTCGCCGACGGCACCCGCGTCGTTCCCGATCCTCTCCTGGTCGGCCGCTCGGAGCAGAAGCTGCGCGACATCGCCGACCGCCACGGCCTGACCCGGTGGACCACCGACCTCGACACCGCCCTGTCCGACCACTCCACCCTGATCTACTTCGACGCCCAGACCACCCGCGCCCGGGAGAAGTCGGTGCTCGCCGCGATCGCCGCCGGCCGGCACGTCTACTGCGAGAAGCCGACGTCGGATTCGGTGGCCGGCGCCCTCGAACTCGTCCGGGCAGCCCGCGAGGCAGGGGTGAAGAACGGCGTCGTCATGGACAAGGTCTTCCTCCCCGGCCTGCGCAAGCTCCGGCGGCTGGTCGAGGGCGGGTTCTTCGGCCGGATCCTGTCCGTACGCGGAGAGTTCGGCTACTGGGTGTTCGAGGGCGACTGGCAGCGCGCGCAGCGACCGAGCTGGAACTACCGCGCCGAGGACGGCGGCGGGATCACCCTGGACATGTTCTGCCACTGGAACTACGTCCTGGAGTCGATCGCCGGCCGGGTGCGCGCCGTCACCGCACGGTCGGTGACCCACATCCCGCGGCGGTGGGACGAGCAGGGCCGGGCCTACGACGCCACCGCCGACGACGCGGCGTACGCGATCTTCGAACTGGAGGACGGCACGATCGCCCAGCTCAACTCCTCCTGGGCGGTGCGCGTCTACCGCGACGAACTGGTGGAGTTCCAGGTCGACGGGACCGAGGGCAGTGCGGTCGCAGGCTTGCGCAACTGCCGGATCCAGCACCGTTCGACCACGCCCATGCCGGTGTGGAATCCCGACCTGCCGGCCACCGAGCCGTTCCGCCAGCAGTGGCAGCAGGTGCCCGACAACGCGGTCTACGACAACGGTTTCAAGGTGGAGTGGGAGCAGTTCCTGCGGTACGTGCTGGAGGAGGACGCCCCGGCGTTCCCGCACGACTTCCTGGCCGCGGCCCGTGGCGTTCAGCTCGCCGAGCTGGGCCTCCAGTCGTCCCGCGAGGGCCGGCGGATCGAGGTGCCGGAGGTCGGCATATGA
- a CDS encoding dihydrodipicolinate synthase family protein, with amino-acid sequence MTGVRLNLPQADGSIRPYELAAPRQWLRRSDGFTSRVAFAAAHVVADPFADNTPGAPARLDWDATLAFRRHLWAHGLGVADAMDTAQRGMGLTWDTTAELIRRSAAEAATCRGRVACGAGTDQLPALGASDASGPPSLDDVVAAYEEQLAVVEDAGAQPILMASRHLAAAARDADDYRKVYDRLLGQVRRPVILHWLGPMFDPALTGYWGSADLAAATRTFLSLVHDHADVVEGVKVSLLDADHEIAVRSNLPTGVRLYTGDDFNYPDLIASGSDALLGIFAAIAPAAATALAALDAGDTAGYDEAFGPTVPLSRHLFGTPTYYYKTGICFLAWLSGHQDAFAMVGGLQSARSVPHLVEAFRLADRAGLLPDPDLAAARMRTFLALHGVAA; translated from the coding sequence ATGACCGGCGTGCGGCTGAACCTCCCCCAGGCCGACGGATCCATCCGTCCGTACGAGCTGGCGGCACCGCGGCAGTGGCTCCGACGAAGCGACGGGTTCACCTCCCGGGTCGCCTTCGCGGCCGCTCACGTGGTGGCCGATCCGTTCGCCGACAACACTCCCGGCGCTCCTGCCCGGCTGGACTGGGATGCCACGTTGGCGTTCCGGCGACATCTGTGGGCGCACGGCCTGGGAGTCGCCGACGCGATGGACACCGCGCAGCGCGGCATGGGCCTGACCTGGGACACCACCGCGGAGCTGATCCGGCGCAGCGCAGCCGAGGCCGCGACCTGCCGCGGACGGGTGGCCTGCGGCGCCGGCACCGACCAGCTGCCGGCCCTCGGGGCTTCGGACGCCTCCGGGCCGCCGAGCCTGGACGACGTGGTCGCGGCGTACGAGGAACAGCTCGCCGTGGTCGAGGACGCGGGCGCGCAGCCCATCCTGATGGCCAGCCGGCACCTGGCCGCCGCCGCCCGGGACGCCGACGACTACCGCAAGGTCTACGACCGGCTGCTCGGCCAGGTGCGCCGCCCGGTGATCCTGCACTGGCTGGGGCCGATGTTCGACCCCGCGCTGACCGGCTACTGGGGTTCGGCCGACCTGGCCGCAGCGACGCGGACGTTCCTGTCGCTGGTGCACGATCACGCGGACGTGGTCGAGGGTGTCAAGGTGTCCTTGCTGGATGCCGACCACGAGATCGCCGTGCGGTCGAATCTGCCCACCGGCGTACGTCTCTACACCGGGGACGACTTCAACTACCCCGATCTGATCGCCTCCGGTTCGGACGCGCTGCTCGGCATCTTCGCCGCCATCGCACCCGCTGCCGCGACCGCACTGGCCGCACTGGACGCCGGCGACACCGCGGGCTACGACGAGGCGTTCGGGCCGACGGTGCCGTTGTCGCGGCACCTGTTCGGCACGCCGACGTACTACTACAAGACCGGAATCTGCTTCCTGGCTTGGCTTTCCGGACACCAGGATGCCTTCGCGATGGTGGGTGGGCTGCAGAGCGCACGCAGCGTTCCCCACCTGGTGGAGGCGTTCCGGCTCGCCGACCGGGCCGGGCTCCTGCCCGACCCGGACCTCGCCGCGGCCCGGATGCGAACCTTCCTCGCCCTGCACGGAGTCGCCGCGTGA
- a CDS encoding sugar phosphate isomerase/epimerase family protein, translating to MTTRPVGRDAESTTDSTTDSTVKPDLTRLSLNQKTTNSWDVAQAVAGCVRKGIPAIGLWREPVQDIGVERAAKLVRDAGLRVSSLCRGGFLTAAEPAARRRALDDNRLAVDEAAALGAPCLVLVVGGLPDGSRNLPAARERVAEAVAELAPYAGERGVRLALEPLHPMYCADRAVLSTLAQALDLAERFPIERVGVVVDTFHLWWDPAVFAQIARAGARIASFQVCDFNLPIPADALLARGMMGDGVIDFRPFREAVDAAGYTCDIEVEIFNADVWAADPDQVLTTMIQRYADLVL from the coding sequence GTGACTACCCGCCCCGTCGGCAGGGATGCCGAGAGCACCACCGACAGCACTACCGACAGCACTGTCAAGCCGGACCTGACACGGCTGTCCCTCAACCAGAAGACGACCAACAGCTGGGATGTCGCGCAGGCGGTCGCCGGTTGCGTACGCAAGGGAATCCCCGCCATCGGCCTGTGGCGCGAACCCGTGCAGGACATCGGGGTGGAACGCGCGGCCAAGCTCGTGCGCGACGCGGGTCTTCGGGTCTCCTCGCTGTGCCGGGGTGGTTTCCTCACCGCCGCGGAGCCGGCCGCCCGTCGACGTGCACTCGACGACAACCGGCTCGCCGTCGACGAGGCCGCGGCGCTGGGCGCGCCCTGCCTGGTCCTGGTCGTCGGCGGGCTGCCGGACGGGTCCAGGAACCTCCCCGCGGCGCGGGAGCGGGTGGCCGAGGCGGTCGCCGAACTCGCGCCGTACGCCGGTGAGCGGGGCGTCCGCCTCGCGCTCGAACCCCTGCACCCGATGTACTGCGCGGACCGCGCGGTGCTGTCCACCCTGGCGCAGGCACTCGACCTCGCCGAGCGGTTCCCGATCGAGCGGGTCGGCGTCGTCGTGGACACCTTCCATCTGTGGTGGGACCCGGCCGTCTTCGCCCAGATCGCCCGCGCGGGTGCGCGGATCGCGTCCTTCCAGGTGTGCGACTTCAACCTGCCCATCCCCGCGGACGCGTTGCTGGCCAGGGGAATGATGGGCGACGGCGTGATCGACTTCCGGCCGTTCCGGGAGGCGGTCGACGCCGCCGGCTACACCTGCGACATCGAGGTGGAGATCTTCAACGCCGATGTGTGGGCCGCCGACCCCGACCAGGTGCTCACCACGATGATCCAGCGCTACGCCGACCTCGTACTCTGA
- a CDS encoding aldo/keto reductase: protein MDYRTIGKDPKTRRDVSVLSLGAMLFGTRTDEATSFEILDRYVEAGGTFVDTSNNYVFWENGDQGGQSEALLGRWRRSRGVGPEIVIATKLGARPLAPGTSYIDNPEGLSAKVIRESAERSRERLGVDKLDLLYAHIEDPTIPVQETVEGFAGLVAEGTVGLLGVSNHWTWRVERARTIAAARGLPGYEVLQYSHTYLRPRYDLRGDLSPDGNQGAVGGDLLSYLRAEPSLTLVAYSPLLGGRYVRDDKPMGLEFDHPGTPRRMKALGEVAKETGATVNQVVLSYLIGGPLPVIPLVGASSVAQLDESLGAVDLKLSADQRARLDAAY, encoded by the coding sequence ATGGACTATCGCACCATCGGCAAGGACCCCAAGACCCGTCGCGACGTCAGTGTTCTGAGCCTCGGCGCCATGCTGTTCGGCACCCGCACGGACGAGGCGACGTCGTTCGAGATCCTCGACCGCTATGTCGAGGCCGGCGGTACGTTCGTCGACACCTCCAACAACTACGTCTTCTGGGAGAACGGCGACCAGGGAGGGCAGAGCGAAGCGCTGCTCGGCCGCTGGCGTCGGTCCCGTGGCGTCGGACCCGAGATCGTCATCGCCACCAAGCTGGGAGCGCGACCACTCGCACCCGGCACCAGCTACATCGACAATCCCGAAGGTCTGTCCGCCAAGGTGATCCGCGAGTCGGCCGAACGCAGCCGGGAGCGCCTCGGTGTCGACAAGCTCGACCTGCTCTACGCCCACATCGAGGATCCCACCATCCCGGTGCAGGAGACGGTCGAGGGCTTCGCCGGTCTCGTCGCCGAAGGCACCGTCGGGCTGCTCGGAGTGAGCAACCACTGGACCTGGCGGGTGGAGCGCGCCCGGACCATCGCCGCGGCCAGGGGCTTGCCCGGCTACGAGGTTCTGCAGTACAGCCACACCTATCTGCGTCCGCGTTATGACCTTCGGGGCGATCTCTCGCCCGACGGCAACCAGGGCGCAGTCGGCGGCGATCTGCTCAGCTACCTGCGTGCGGAGCCATCGCTCACCCTGGTCGCCTACTCACCGCTCCTCGGCGGCCGGTACGTCCGGGACGACAAGCCGATGGGCTTGGAGTTCGACCACCCGGGTACACCGCGCCGAATGAAGGCGTTGGGCGAGGTTGCCAAGGAGACCGGTGCCACCGTCAATCAGGTCGTGCTGTCGTACTTGATCGGAGGACCCTTGCCGGTCATCCCACTGGTGGGCGCGTCGTCGGTGGCGCAGCTCGACGAAAGCCTCGGCGCGGTCGACCTGAAGCTCAGTGCTGATCAGCGGGCGCGCCTCGACGCGGCGTACTGA
- a CDS encoding YjzC family protein, with translation MTDVGALFRTGQVAPVSGVYRFIESVDAECEPTPEAMKIPLSKGERFPPHRRCKGAVIWELTERA, from the coding sequence GTGACCGACGTCGGCGCCCTGTTCAGGACAGGCCAGGTGGCACCCGTCTCGGGCGTCTATCGCTTCATCGAGTCGGTGGACGCGGAGTGCGAACCGACACCGGAGGCCATGAAGATCCCGCTGAGCAAGGGTGAACGGTTTCCTCCGCACCGCAGATGCAAGGGAGCCGTCATCTGGGAGCTGACCGAGCGCGCTTGA